ACCCTGCTGATAAAGTCTTGTAGATACATCATAGAACGACTTTGTGAGCTCATCAATTGCCCTTTCAATCTGATCTTTATCTTCACCATTCATAACATCTTTCAAAGCTTTTAGTTTTGACTCAACCTGCTGCTTTTCAGCCTCTGTCATCTTGTCACCAAGTTCACGAAGTAACTTTTCCGTCTGGTAAATGATAGAGTCTGCTCTGTTTCGTGCCTCAATTAGTTCTTTTCTCTTCCTATCCTGTTCAGCGTACATTTCAGCCTCTTTAATAGCTCTTTGAATCTCTTCTTCACTCAAATGTGTCTGGGAAGTTATTGTAATCTTTTGCTCTCTACCTGTACCAAGGTCCTTTGCAGAAACATGTACAATACCGTTTGCGTCTATATCGAATGTAACTTCAATTTGTGGAACTCCTCTTGGTGCAGGTGGAATACCATCAAGTATAAATCTCCCAAGTGTCTTGTTATCCTTTGCAAGTGGTCTTTCCCCTTGCAAAACATGAATTTCAACCTGTGTCTGACCATCTGCAGCTGTTGTGAATATCTGACTCTTGCGTGTCGGAATTGTCGTATTTCTTTCAATAATCTTGGTGAACACACCACCCAGAGTCTCAATACCAAGTGAAAGTGGTGTTACGTCCAAAAGTAATATGTCTTTTACCTGACCAGCAAGCACACCCGCCTGGATTGCAGCACCAATTGCAACACACTCATCCGGATTTATTCCTTTAAACGGCTCCTTGCCAGTGAGTTTCTTTACAAATTCCTGAACATAAGGAATTCTTGTTGAACCACCAACCAAAATGACCTTGTCAATCTGATCCGGGGTGAGCTTTGCATCAGAAAGTGCTGTTTCAACAGGTTCTCTTGTCTTTTCTACAAGGTCTTTTATAAGTTCTTCAAACTTCGCACGTGTTAATACCATATCAATGTGTTTTGGACCGTTTGCATCTGCTGTGATAAATGGCAAATTAATAGTTGTTTGAAGCGCAGATGAAAGTTCTATCTTTGCTCTTTCTGCTGCATCTTTTAGTCTCTGGAGCGCAACCTTGTCTTGTCTTAAATCAATTCCGTGTTCTTTCATAAACTCATCAGCTATATAGTCGATAATCCTCTGGTCAAAATCATCACCGCCAAGCCTGTTGTTACCAGATGTAGCTAAAACCTCAATGACACCATCGCCAATCTCCAAGATTGAAACGTCAAATGTCCCACCGCCAAGGTCATATACCATTATTTTTTGATGTCCCTCTTTGTCAAGACCATAAGCCAAAGCTGCTGCTGTTGGCTCGTTGATAATTCTCAAAACTTCAAGTCCTGCAATTCTACCTGCGTTTTTTGTTGCCTGTCTTTGTGAGTCTGTAAAGTAAGCTGGAACAGTTATAACAGCCTGTGTTATCTTCTCACCAAGATATGCTTCTGCATCAGCTTTGAGTTTCATCAAAATCATAGCAGAGATTTCTTCTGGCGAATATTCCTTGTCATCTATTTTTATTCTTCTGTTTGTACCCATATCTCTCTTTATTGATATAATAGTCCTTTCAGGGTTTGTGATAGCCTGTCTTTTTGCTGCATGACCGACAAGCCTCTCACCTGTCTTGGTGAAAGCTACAACTGATGGAGTTGTCCTGAAACCTTCTGCATTAGGAATTACAACAGGCTGACCACCTTCAATAACTGCCATACAAGAGTTTGTTGTACCAAGGTCTATACCTAAAATATGAGCCATTGTTATCAACCTCCTTATTTTCAAAAATTTAATTTCAAATTCTTTTTAAATTTAATTAGCATTTGCAACCTTTACAAGGCTATATCTAATAACTCTGTCTTTTATCTTGTAACCTTTTTGGAATTCTTCAATTACAATATTTTTACCGTACCTCTCATCTTCAACATGCATAATTGCATTGTGAAGGTACGGGTCAAATTCTTTATTCAAAGCCTCAATTGGCTCAACACCAAGTTTTGAAAAGATATCATCAATCTGTTTTTTTATCATCTCAAGACCTTTTAAAAGCTCATCATTTGTGTCTTTTGAACTTTTTGCAGAGTCAATTGCTCTTTCAAAGTTATCAACAATTGGAAGAAGCTTGCCAACAACATCAGCAACAACCTCATAGTACATATTTTCTTTATCCTTTGCTATTCTCTTTTTGTAATTATCAAAATCAGCAGCTATCCTCTGACATAAACTTTTGTACTCTTCAACCTCCCTTTCTTTTTCTTCCAACTGTTTTTTTAAAGTTTCCACAGGATCCTCCTGCTGGGACTCAACCTCATCTTCACTATTTTTATTCAACCTATCATTTTCCAGTGTTTTTGCTGCATCCTCTTGAGGTTCTTGAGAATGTTGCATATTCTCATTTTTTCCCTCGGAATTAGTTTCTTCTGAAGTCTGAGCCTCAGAAGAGTTTACCTCCTCGCTCTTTAGATCTTTGTTTTCCATATCAAGCATCTTTACAAATCACCTCTTTAATTTATTCTGTAAAAAGTCTTGTCAAAATATCAGATAAAGTATCGCAAATGTAATCAATCAGTGAAACTGTCTGAGAATATCTCAGCCTTTTTGGACCAATTATACCTATCGAACCAGCTATGCTATCACCTATTCTGTAATTGGAAAGAACAACGCTACACTCTTTTAAATCCTCTATTGGATTTTCTGTACCAATCCTGATGGTTATATGTTCATGCATTGCAGAGTTTATTATTTGTCTTAGCATCTCCTTTTGCTCAAATATATGCAGGAATATCTTTGCCTTTAAAACATCACTAAACTCAGGAAAATCAAACATGTTCTTAATTCCACTTAAAACAACTTCTGTACTGTCAGCTGCACTGATTGTGCGCAGTACATTTTCAATTATTGGTGACAAGATTGTCTTGTTTTTACCAAGTATGTTTTCAATGTCAAGTATAATTTTTTGGTCAATGTCTTCAAGTTTAAGCCCGCTCAGTTTCTCATTGAGGATATTTGATATATATATGAAGTCTTTTATATCGACATTCTCTGGTTTGTCTAAGAGAATATCTTTTACAAGACCTGTGTTTGTTACTAAAATTAGTATATATCTTTTGCTGTCAACAGGAACAAGCTGGAGATATTTTATAAAGCTCTTTTTTACATTTGGTGTTGAAATTACTGCTGTGTAGTTTGTCAGGTTAGATATTATCTTAGCAATATTCTCCATATATTCGTTTATTTCATTGAATTTGACATTAAGCTGTGACCTGATAAATTCTACCTGCTGTGGCGAAAGCCTTGACACCTTCATCAGCTCATCAACATAATACCTGTAGCCCTTATCCGAAGGAATTCTACCAGCTGACGTGTGGGGCTGCTCTAAGTATCCCATCTCCTCTAAGTCCGACATCTCGTTTCTGATTGTAGCAGAAGAAATACCAAAAATGTATTTCTTTGCAATTGTTCTTGAGCCAACAGGTTCACCTGTATTTATATAATCATCTATGATAGCTTCAAGTATTCTTTTTTTTCTTTCATCCAGCATTTTCCTCACCTTACTGTTAGCACTCTCTGTTGATGAGTGCTAATTCTAAGATATAAGATATCACTTCAGTAGATTTTTGTCAAGTATATTTTTGACTTTCTTTGACCTTTTTAAATAAATTCTTGCCATACCAAGTTTGCAAGGTCAATTCCTCTCTTTGTAAGTTTTATACGGTTGTCTATCTCTATCAGTCCATATTTTTTCAGCTTTTCAATTCGATATTTGTACTTTCTTTCAAACTCTATGCCAAACCTTTCTCTAAATTCGTCAAGAGAAAATCCTTCTATCTTCCTGAGCCCTAATATGATAAATTCCTTTTCACTTTCTTCATTTGAAATAAACTCTTTCCCTTCCACAGCTAATCCATTTTCTTTAATTTTCTTAACATATTCGTTTATATTAGAAGTATTATAATACCTATAACCATCAAAAAATGAATGAGCTGCACAGCCAACTCCAATATATTCATCACAGTTCCAGTATTTCAAGTTGTGCTTGCACTCAAAACCTTTTTTGGCAAAATTAGAAATCTCATAATGATAAAGTCCAACCTCAGAAAGCCTGTCTCTTGCCCACCAGAACATTCTTCTTTCTTCATCTTCATCCGCAAATGAATGCTTGTACTCTTCATATCTATTAAAAAGAGGTGTCCCTTCTTCAATCTTTAAAGAATAAATGGACAAATGAGGCGGAGAAAATTCCAAAAGTGTATTGAGTGTTTGCATAAAACTTTCAAAAGTCTGATATGGAAGACCCGTGATAACATCAATGCTAAAATTCTCAAAATATAAAGGTACCACACTCAAAATCTTCAATGCAACAGCAGAGTCATGGACTCTACCAATTACTCTCAGTTCTGTATCATTTAGAGACTGTATCCCCACACTGAGCCTGTTTATTCCTGCTTTCCTGTAACTTTTAAGTTTCTCCTTTGTGATACTCTCGGGATTTGCCTCAATGCTTATCTCGCAGGTATTTTTAACATTAAAGTTTGAATATATAAACTCCAACAGCTTTAAGATATACTTGGCAGGGACAAAAGAAGGTGTCCCACCACCAATATAAACAGTATCTATCTCAATTTCATAATTTTCTTTATAAAAAATTAATTCATTTTCAAGCGCGCTAAAATATGCAAAAACCATATCATCATCGACATTTTCGTATGACACAAAATCACAGTAATAACATTTCTTTCTACAAAATGGAACGTGAATATAAAGTCCTATATTTCTCAATTCCGGCTCGCACTTCCTTTTCATTTCTAACCAAATGGTTTAGTCTTCAAGCTTCAAAACAGCCATAAATGCTTCCTGTGGTATCTCAACTTCTCCAACCTGTTTCATTCGCTTTTTACCCTCTTTTTGTTTCTCTAAAAGCTTCTTCTTCCTTGTAACGTCCCCGCCATAACACTTAGCAAGCACATCTTTTCGCAAAGCTTTTACCGTTTCTCTTGCTATAACCTTGCTGCCAATACAAGCTTGAATTGGTATTTCAAATAAATGCCGTGGAATCTCCTCTTTTAACTTCTCAACAATTCTTCTTGCCCTTTGATAAGCTTTATCCTTGTGAACAATAAACGAAAGCGCGTCAACAACCTCACCTTTTATCATAATGTCAAGTTTTACAAGTTTTGACTCAGCATATCCTATAAACTCATAGTCAAACGACGCATAACCTTTTGACCTTGACTTTAGAGCATCGAAAAAATCGTACACAATCTCCATAAGAGGCATCTCATAAGTGAGAATAACACGTGTTGTCTCAATATATGACATGTCCTTAAAAATTCCTCTTCTTTCTTGACACAGCTCCATTACACTACCTACAAATTCATTCGGTACCATTATAGTTGCTTTTACCATTGGTTCTTCCATTTTTGCAATCTCGTTTGGTGGTGGCAATTTTGTAGGATTGTCAATGTATAAAACCTCTCCATTTGTCTTTGTAATTCTAAATACAACAGAAGGTGCTGTTGTAATTATGTTCAAATCATATTCTCTTTCAAGTCTCTCTTGAACAATCTCCATATGCAAAAGCCCAAGAAATCCACATCTAAAACCAAAACCGAGCGCAGCAGAGCTTTCTGGTTCAAAAAACAATGCTGCATCATTGAGCTGAAGCTTTTCTAAAGCCTCTTTAAGTTCCTCATATTTTGTATCTCCTGTTGGATAAATTCCACAAAACACCATCGGATTCAATCTCCTAAAACCTGGCAAGGGCTCATCAGCAGGATTATTTGCGTCAGTTATAGTATCACCAACTCTTGTATCTCTCACAGTCTTAATTGAAGCTGCAATGTAACCCACATCTCCAGCTCTTAACTCATTACAGGGAATAAGCATTCCCGGTTTAAAATATCCAACTTCTGTTACGGTAAACTGAGCACCTGTTGACATCATCTTAATAGTCATATTTGGTTTCACAACACCGTCAAATACTCTAACATATGCTAAAACTCCTTTGTAGTTATCATATAGCGAATCAAAAATTAAAGCTTTTAACGGTTTAGTATCATCACCTTTCGGAGGTGGAATGTCTCTTACTATTCTCTCCAAGACCTCTTCTATATTAATGCCCATTTTGGCTGAAATTAGCGGTGCATCTGATGCATCAAGTCCAATCACATCTTCTATTTCTTTTTTGACCTCTTCAGGTCTTGCACTTGGAAGGTCAATCTTGTTTATTACAGGTATTATCTCCAGGTTATGTTCAAGTGCAAGATACACGTTTGCAAGGGTCTGTGCCTCTATTCCTTGAGTTGCATCAACCACCAAAATTGCACCCTCACAGGCAGCAAGGCTTCGTGAAACTTCATAGGTAAAGTCTACATGACCGGGAGTATCTATAAGATGAAAGGTATATTCCTTGCCATCCTTTGCTTTGTAGTTGAGCCTTACCGCCTGGGCTTTTATGGTAATCCCTCTTTCTCTTTCTATATCCATGGTGTCAAGTACCTGGTCCTGCATCTCTCTTTCTGTAAGTGCTCCTGTGAGCTCAATTATTCTGTCAGCCAAGGTTGACTTCCCATGGTCTATGTGAGCTATTATGCAAAAGTTACGAATTCTGTCCTGTCTTCTCTCCACTTTAGAATAATCCCCCTACATACAAAAATTTTTTATTGTACAGTCTCAAGCCATTTTTCAACATTTTTAAGCAGTTTTTTAGCATAATCAATATACGATGTTTTTACATCTGTTCTATTTAAAATATCTCTTGCTTTAAGGACAACAAAGTCATAATAACTTGCATTCCTTCTTGTCTTTCTAAAGATATATACTGGCTCCACTGATATTTTTTTGGTAAGTTTATCCTCTCTTTTAACAAGATCAAGTCTCACTGTTAACCCAAATCTATTGTAGGGAAAAACAACTGTCTGGTCGCACAGGAAGTTACCAAGCGAATAAAATACTATCCCCTCTTTTACATTGCCTGACTCATCTTCAACCTTAACTTTCTCAAATGGTTGAATTGTGTGAGTATGAGTTCCAATTACAATATCAACCCCATTCTTTATAAGCTCTTTTGCAAACTCTTTCTGCTCAAAACTAACTGTGTTTGAATTCTCAAATCCCCAGTTTGCATATGCTATTATAATGTCACATCCCAGCCCCTTCAAGTACTCAATCTCATTTTGTATCTCATCCTTGTCAAGAATACTGACAAAATCTTTATAGGTAGAACTTCCTCCCAAATAAACTGATGAAAGTTCTTTTGTGAATGCAGCAACGCCAATTCTTATGTTGTTTATATCAAAAACCTTTGAGGTATGATCTTCCTGAGAAAGCTTAACGCCTACAGTTTCAATCTTAGCCTCTTTCAAATTATTTATTGTTTTCTGCAAACCTTCCACTTTCCCATCAAATATGTGCGACGATGAAAGCACTGCAAGATTAAATCGGCCTGATTTGAGTACATTTAAAGCCTCTTTTGGAGCATTGAATTTTCCATATGTTGAAATGGGGATATTGTCAGAAACCACACTATCAAACTTGAAAATGCTAAGGTCCGCATAAGTGATGTCTTTTACATTCTCCAATATATCCCCGAATGTATAAGTCTGGGATTGACTATCATAATAAGATTTTAAAAGATAGCCGTTGAAAAACACATCACCTGCCATAAATATACTTGCCTTGTATTCTTTTGGCTGAGTTTTGAGCTTAACAGACAAAGAATTGTTTTTAGTAGAAGTATTGTTATTGCCCTGCGTATTTGGCAAAGTCGGTTGCTGAGGTTTTCTGTAAACCTCTTCTGAGACAGGAATGTATTTTTTGATGTACATGTTTTCATAGTAAAAAAGAGCATTTATACCTATCAAAAGTATTATGATAAACGACCCTAACGCATATAAAACCTTTTTCATATCTCCAGCCCTCTTTCTTTATATACGTTTATTGAAGAAAAACCTTCGATATCAACCGGGAATTCTACTGTCTCCTTTACTATCTTTTGCCCATCCAAATACCTCAAAATACCTTTTTTACCAATCTCAAATTTAAGATAATAAGCACACAAGGCTTGCATATCTGTCTTGTACTTTTTATTCAGCTCCCAATCACCATACTTGCTGTCGCCCAAGATGCAAAGCCCAACGTGCGCAAGCTGCGCTCTGATTTGATGGGTTTTACCACTCTTGATTTCAACATCTAAAAGCTGCAAATCATCTTTTTGTCTTACAATTTTATATGCTGTCACCACTTCTGAATAGCCATCTTGAGGAAAGTCAGAAATATATACCTTGCTCTTTTTTGAATCTTTTTTAAGATAGTGAACAAGCACTCCACTCTCTGGCAAATCAGCTTTTTTAGTTATACATAAATACTTTTTTATAATTGCTCTTCTACTCATATATTTTAACATCTCGCTTAAAACTTGTCTATTTTTTGCAATGATCATAAGTCCTGCTGTGTTCCTGTCAAGCCTGTGACAAAGCTGAGGAAGCTCATCTTTAGAGTAATTGTCTTCTATCCAGCTGACAACAGAGTATTCATTGTTCGAATCTGGATGCGATGGAATTCCATATGGTTTGTCAATTACAACAATGTTGTCATCCTCGTACACTTTAATAATCTCTACTTTTTTGTGCTCTAAAAATCTATCTTCTATTTCAAAACTTACAGTGTCTCCAAACTTCAAAACCTGTCCTTTTTGAGCAGGAAGAAAACTTACAATAATTTCTCCTTTTCTTAGCATCTTAAAAATTACACTCATCGGAATTGTAGGATATTTCTTTTTTATGGCTTTTTCCACTTTTACCCCTGCCAGCTCTTTATCAACAACAAAATTCACTGTCATTTCTTGATCACTCCCTTTTAACACATGAGAATACTAATATCATATAATAAAATTGACCAAATTGAAAATGAAAAAATCATGAAAATTGGCATTGATGGCAGAGCTGCTAAATGGTATAGAGGCTCTGGTATTGGCACTTACACCTATCAGCTTTTAAATTATATCAAAAAACTCGACAAAGAAAATGAATATTTAATAATCTGGCCTGATAGCTGCGAGACAGAATTTGTACTTGCACAGAATATAAACATCAACCTTCTTCCTCAGCAGTTAGATAAGTTCTGGGAAGAAATTATGATAAAAGAGATTATACTTCAAAATGATATCGATATATACCATGTCCCTCAAAATGGAATTGGACTTCCTCTGTCTAAGAAATGCAGCTACATTATAACTCTGCATGATATAATTCCTTTCAGACTTCCTGAAACAGTTGGACCAGGCTATTTGAAAATATTTAGAGATGTCGTCCCCAAAATTATAAAAATAACCGACTGTATCATCACTGTATCTGAGTTTTCCAAAAAAGATATTTGCGAATACTTTGACATCAATCCATCAAAAGTATTTGTAACATATTTAGCAGCAGAAGACATATACAAGCCCTTACCAGAAGATGAAGTCAAAACCTTTATTTTGCAAAAATTCAACATTGACTTCCCATACATCCTTTATGTAGGTGGTTTTTCGCCAAGGAAAAATCTTAAAAGATTGGTCAAAGCTTATTCCTTAATAAGAGAAAAAATAGAGCATATCCATCTTGTTATACCGGGGAAGTTCAGCAGAAGTTATGAGGAAATAAAAAATCTGGTTGAAAATCTCAATCTCACTTCCCACGTGCATTTTCTTTCCTATGTGGATGTAGAATTTATGCCATATATATACAACGGCGCTTTGCTTTTTGTATATCCATCGCTGTACGAAGGGTTTGGTCTTCCACCACTTGAGGCAATGGCTTGCAAAGTCCCGACTATAGCAAGCAACACAACTTGCCTGCCTGAAGTCTTAAAGGATGCTGCCCTGTATGTGGACCCTTATTCTGAAGAAGACATCGCTCAAAAAATACTTCTTGTTTTAGAAAATGCAGAGCTGCGAAATCAGCTCGCTCAAAAAGGCTATTTGCTTTCAAAAAGTTATAGCTGGGAAAAAACAGTTATGAATACTTTGAAAATTTACCAGCAAATTTTTTCCTTGAAATATTAAAAAAATTAGAATATAATTGATGATGTAAATAATAAAAGGTCGGGGCGTAGCTCAGTTTGGTTAGAGCGCTAGCTTGGGGTGCTAGAGGTTCGCTGGTTCAAGTCCAGTCGCCCCGACCATTTTATTTTTTCAAGCTCAGCTTTCAAGCCTAAAAAGCATGCGGAAAATATCAAAAAGATTTCTCTTCTGGATATCTTTCTTTGCAACCAGGTCATACGCACCCAATAATTTTTCATCTTTCCATAGTTCTAATCTTCCAATCTTCTGTCCAGTTTTCACAGGCGCTGATATTTGCTGAGGCAAGGTTACTTTTGACTCAACTGTACTTTCATCACCTTTTTTAACAAGAAGCTTGATATCTGTACTCAAAATTACTTCTACTTCTTTCTCAATTCCATTTCTTACCTTTACCTTCCCAAAACAAAATCCTTTAGAATAAGGGCTGTACATTGAAAAATTTGCAAATCCCCAGTCCAAAAGCTTTACAGCATCATTAAACCTTGTCTTGCTGTCTGGCGCTCCCATTATAACCGCAATTAAATGAAGACCATTTCTCAAAGCAGATGCAGATACGCAAAACTTTGCTTTGTCTGTAGAACCGGTTTTGACACCTGTACATCCTTTATAAAACCTTACAAGTTTGTTTGTATTTGTAAGACCAAATTTGCCTTCTCTTATGGTATCCACCCATGTTGTAAGGTATTTTCTGATGATCTTGTGTTTTAAAAGTTCTCTTGACATTATTGCAACATCATATGCGCTGGTGTAATGATTTTCAGCATCAAGTCCATATGGATTTACAAAGTTTGTGTCAAGCATTCCAAGTTCTTTTGCCTTTTTGTTCATTATATAAACAAATTCCTGGACGCTTCCTGCAATATGCTCAGCAAGTGCAACACATGCATCGTTTGCCGAGGCAATTGCAATTGATTTTAAAAGTTCTTCAACTGTCATCTCTTCATTTTCTTTAAGATAAATTTGAGAACCTCCAAGACTTGATGCATTTTGACTTGCAATAACTTTATCAGAAAGTTTTATTCTGCCTTTTTCTATTGCTTCACATATCAAAATCATGGTCATTATCTTGGTAATTGACGCCGGGGGAAGTTTTTCATGTGAGTTCTTTTCGTAAAGAATCTTTCCTGTATCAAAGTCAACAAGTATTGCTGATTTTGCTGAAATTTCTAAGGACGGGGTTTGGATTGTTTCACCAAATACTTCTTGGCAGCAAATATATGATTTGCTAAATAACAGAAGAAGAACAATTAAAATTACTATGGCCTTTCTCATTTGTCATCACTCCAATTTTTTAATTCTCCTATTTTTAAATTATCTGCATATTTATCTGTGGCTATTCATTATACATATTCTCAAAAATTTAGACGCATAATACTATTTGTAAAATCTTTATTACTGTGTGAATTAAATTGCATGGGGTGGTAAAATGAGATTTGTAAAATTATTTATAACACTTTTGCTTATGGGTTTAAGCATATATACTATAGCAGATTATAATCATTTAAAATTCAAGTATACTGTTTCGCCTATTATTCTTTCTTACTATGGCTCTACCGGACCAGAAGTTATTGAAATCCAGCGAAGACTCAAACAGTGGGGATATTACGATGGACCAATTGACGGTATTTATGGATATAAAACATATATGGCGGTAAGATACTTCCAGGCTAAAAATGGACTTAAAGTGGATGGAATTGCAGGAAGTGAAACTTTAAGAGCACTCGGAATTGTAACAACAACATCACGTTCATCTTATAGCTCAAATCTCAACCTTCTTGCTCATCTTATCAGTGCAGAAGCACGCGGAGAACCCTATGTTGGACAAGTTGCAGTAGGAGCAGTAGTGCTTAACAGAGTAAGGCATCCAAGTTTTCCAAATTCAATAGCAGGTGTAATTTATCAACCAGGAGCTTTTGAATCTGTAGCAAATGGACAAATAAATCTTTCACCAACAGTATCAGCAATAAATGCTGCAAGAGATGCACTTAACGGATGGGATCCTACTGGCGGTGCTCTTTACTTTTTCAACCCTGCAAAAACTACAAACAAATGGATTTGGAGCAGACCAATTGTGGCTGTCATAGGCAATCATGTATTCGCAAGGTAAAGGAAGGTGAATCAATTCAAAGATGCAACTACCTTTTAAATTTTACCCACAACAGCCTATTGCGGGTGATAAGTTAATAGTAACCTATAATAATGGTATTTTGCTGGATAGTCTTGACAAGGAGATTTATCTTAAATTTGGGTTTGGAGATGAGTTTGTAGAAAGCAAAGTTTATGAAACTAAAATGATTAAAAAAAATGGTGAATATTTAGCAGTAGTTCCTCTGCTCAAAAGTGGTTTTTTGTTTATTGCATTCAAAGACAATTTTGGAAATTCAGATGATAACAATGAAACCTTTTATAGGATAGGTATAAAATCAAAGGAATGAGAAGAAGCTTCTTCTCATTCCTTTTTGCAATCTTTACATATACCATAGAACTTGACTATGTGATTGACAACTTTAAATCCTTTTTCTTTTTCTATTTGATCCTCTAAACTTTCAAGTAAATCATCCTCTGCTTCTTCCACTTTCCCGCACTTTACACATATCAAGTGATGATGATTGTGAGAATCTTCGCTATTTGAAAGTTCAAAACGTGAACATCCATCGTCAAGGTCAATCTTGTTGAGAACTTTTAAATCGTTCAAAAGCATTATGGTTCTGTATACTGTTGCAAGTCCAATCTCTGGCATCTTCTCTTTTACTATATTGTAAATCTCCTCAATACTCAAATGTTTGTCTTGATTGTCAAGAATTGAATCTAATATTATTCTTCTCTGGGTTGTGAGCTTATAACCTTTCTGCTTAAGCTGATCTTTTATTTCTTCCAACTGTTCTTTTTTCATTCTAATTATCACTGCTCCGCCATATCAATTTGTAATTTGCAATTTATTTATGATATACATTTTATTCTCTCAAAAGCTCAGATGT
The DNA window shown above is from Caldicellulosiruptor owensensis OL and carries:
- the sleB gene encoding spore cortex-lytic enzyme; amino-acid sequence: MRFVKLFITLLLMGLSIYTIADYNHLKFKYTVSPIILSYYGSTGPEVIEIQRRLKQWGYYDGPIDGIYGYKTYMAVRYFQAKNGLKVDGIAGSETLRALGIVTTTSRSSYSSNLNLLAHLISAEARGEPYVGQVAVGAVVLNRVRHPSFPNSIAGVIYQPGAFESVANGQINLSPTVSAINAARDALNGWDPTGGALYFFNPAKTTNKWIWSRPIVAVIGNHVFAR
- a CDS encoding glycosyltransferase family 4 protein, with amino-acid sequence MKIGIDGRAAKWYRGSGIGTYTYQLLNYIKKLDKENEYLIIWPDSCETEFVLAQNININLLPQQLDKFWEEIMIKEIILQNDIDIYHVPQNGIGLPLSKKCSYIITLHDIIPFRLPETVGPGYLKIFRDVVPKIIKITDCIITVSEFSKKDICEYFDINPSKVFVTYLAAEDIYKPLPEDEVKTFILQKFNIDFPYILYVGGFSPRKNLKRLVKAYSLIREKIEHIHLVIPGKFSRSYEEIKNLVENLNLTSHVHFLSYVDVEFMPYIYNGALLFVYPSLYEGFGLPPLEAMACKVPTIASNTTCLPEVLKDAALYVDPYSEEDIAQKILLVLENAELRNQLAQKGYLLSKSYSWEKTVMNTLKIYQQIFSLKY
- a CDS encoding RluA family pseudouridine synthase, whose product is MTVNFVVDKELAGVKVEKAIKKKYPTIPMSVIFKMLRKGEIIVSFLPAQKGQVLKFGDTVSFEIEDRFLEHKKVEIIKVYEDDNIVVIDKPYGIPSHPDSNNEYSVVSWIEDNYSKDELPQLCHRLDRNTAGLMIIAKNRQVLSEMLKYMSRRAIIKKYLCITKKADLPESGVLVHYLKKDSKKSKVYISDFPQDGYSEVVTAYKIVRQKDDLQLLDVEIKSGKTHQIRAQLAHVGLCILGDSKYGDWELNKKYKTDMQALCAYYLKFEIGKKGILRYLDGQKIVKETVEFPVDIEGFSSINVYKERGLEI
- a CDS encoding D-alanyl-D-alanine carboxypeptidase family protein translates to MRKAIVILIVLLLLFSKSYICCQEVFGETIQTPSLEISAKSAILVDFDTGKILYEKNSHEKLPPASITKIMTMILICEAIEKGRIKLSDKVIASQNASSLGGSQIYLKENEEMTVEELLKSIAIASANDACVALAEHIAGSVQEFVYIMNKKAKELGMLDTNFVNPYGLDAENHYTSAYDVAIMSRELLKHKIIRKYLTTWVDTIREGKFGLTNTNKLVRFYKGCTGVKTGSTDKAKFCVSASALRNGLHLIAVIMGAPDSKTRFNDAVKLLDWGFANFSMYSPYSKGFCFGKVKVRNGIEKEVEVILSTDIKLLVKKGDESTVESKVTLPQQISAPVKTGQKIGRLELWKDEKLLGAYDLVAKKDIQKRNLFDIFRMLFRLES
- a CDS encoding Fur family transcriptional regulator translates to MKKEQLEEIKDQLKQKGYKLTTQRRIILDSILDNQDKHLSIEEIYNIVKEKMPEIGLATVYRTIMLLNDLKVLNKIDLDDGCSRFELSNSEDSHNHHHLICVKCGKVEEAEDDLLESLEDQIEKEKGFKVVNHIVKFYGICKDCKKE